GATTGGTCTATAAATTATAGAAGTCCAGCACCaagtgaagtgaagtgaagCGAAGGAATTCCTTAATTCCGCGCATAAAGGACGGTTCCACTTCCGAATACAAATAACCTGCGTACTGAAAATCCTACGCAAAAAGCATGACATATATAGTGTCAATAAGCCATCCATAGTCATACACCGCCTCTACTTCTTCCGGATCTCCTTTGCATAGCTTCTGATATGGAAAGCGTAGTTTTCCAGATCCAGATTGACAGTCCTGGAAAACAAGGCTTGGTACCTGTGGCCGAACCAATTTCAAGTGTGCTTAAATCAAGACTTCAAtgcacaaaaattaatatagcCATTAATTAGGAATCATCTTGTTGATGGCTCCGGCTGAAATAGAGAAACAAAGCATTAGCAAAACTTTAATTTACAGTACTACCACAGATAGAAACAGAAACCATTAACGCTATTACACTGATATCGATCTTAACTAGAAGAATTCCCATTATATATCAATCATATAAGAATATCcaggaaggaaaaaagaaccaaaccaaaaatGCATCCTCAACAATAGGAGTCATTTGTTATATCCCGGAAGTTCACGAATACATTAAACACACTCTGGGCATGAGGTGATGATTACTGTAAAGATATCAAACCAAATTCTCATAAGTATGTATGATATAGACATCCATCTAATTAGGTCAGCCAAGCCAGTTGAATCTTAAGATCGCTTATAATATGGAACCCCAAAAAAACCAACAAGTGAAGATCCTCTTACTAGGAGTCCTGATTAAGTTTAATACTCTTGTTGATATGTAATCATAACAAAGTTTGCAAATACGGCAACAGTTGGCTCCTGGATCCCAACTGTGAACCTGAAAACACACAAGAATATAACTAAATACATAGCATAATATTAGAGATCCCAAAACTCATTCTCAGagaacaaatataaatgatagAAAACATATATTAATCTACATAATTCTATACTACCAGCAGGAACACGAGAAACAAGGGCCGCACCATAACCTCCATCGCTTTCACAGCCATGATAGCAAAGGCAAGGAGCAGAGACAATATTTGGACATGCGAGCATAGGCTTAAAACATCCCTCGCgccatgagaaaataaaaaattaaaagggttgaaaaaaatttggaaatcaaaaaacaaattcataatattttgcaGCAAATCACTACAAGATGTGACTATGGTGAGGGAGGAGGAGGGAGGGCGGGAAAGTGGGGAGAATATTATATGCTTTTGACTCAAAATCCACAAGTTCTACTTGGAGCTAAAAAGAGGGAAGAAAAGCACAATAGCAGATTTCGTTCTGTGTTAATCCTGTCACTACAGGTAACTCTCAAGTGCTTGATGACTTGGGCACCTACTCTCCGTCTCTCTCATAGATGATTAATGGGAAGATCTCAAGATGAACATTTTTTGGGGAGAGAGATGTTTCTATAAACAAAAAAGCTTGCATTATCATGAACAGAACAAAAATGTTTCCTAATTGTATCCTAAGCTTGATCCACATACTTCAACAAAGGTACACGTAAGTAACTTGTGCTACTTCCAAACTGTTCAACAGTGTAATAAAAGCCAACTCCAAACTAATTTGTTCAGAAAAACTCATTCAACATATTAACtggtgaaaaaataataactagACGTAAGAACTCATCCAAAACCCTACAGAAGCTGGTAAAGATATGCCTATAAGacctacaaaaaaaaagaagaagatatgcCTACGATGGCTATATGAAATGGAATCAAGTTCTTACACTTATAAAACTTGGTATCTGCCTGGTTGGGCTCCACCAGGCAGTTGTAATGCCTGGTTTGTGATGTCCTCCAAAACGCGCTTTAATTCTGATTTAGCTCTCTTTACAGACTGTTCGGTAGGGCCCTCAATGAACAAGTAAAGCTTGCGTTCTCCAGGTCCTGGCACCTTACCTGTTGGGAAATACTGCCCCCTGGTGGTAATAGCAGCTCCAGTCCAGTCTGAAATTGGCCCCAAAGTTTCCTTGTGGGTAACCTTCCATCGAGCATTCTGGGGAAAATCATTTATCTCCAGCTCTGCCTCATAGTGTTCAGACATTGCATCAGCTTGAATCTTCGCCAAATTTTGCTGCAAGTTGAGAGCAGCTGCAATGGCTGCTGCTCGAGCTGCCCCAGCCGTGTCATTGGCAATAGTAGGCAGGCCGGTCCCAGTCACAACTGCTGCTGTTCCAGGTATTGTTAGACCAACGCCTGGCAGCGTAATAGGAAGTCCACCATTGGGAAGCAGTTGAGCAGCTGAGCCTGGCATTGGCATGGGTGTACTGACTTTGGAGGCAGCAGCAATTATCTGAGCTAAGGCAGCCTGCTGTGATATGTCACCACCTGCCTTCCTTATACCTTCATCTTCGTCTTCGGAATCTGACTTATCCTCCTCGAAACCATATTCTTTGGCCTGTGCTTTCTTTGCTGCTCTCCTcatttcatcttcctcttcattaAATTTAAAACCACTTCCACCATAACCAGTCCCATGGGCTTGCTCAAGTCCCTGATTCACTTTTGCCATAAAACTATCAGCAAGAGCTTTCAGGTCATCAGGAACAGCTTGCTCAGAGAGTTCCAATGCCTTTACAAGATCTGGTGCATATCTTGCATCGTCCTCTGAGATAAATGTAATGGCACAGCCTTTCCGACCAGCTCGGCCTGTACGACCAACACGGTGGACATAGTCTTCATAGTGGTTTGTAACATCAAAGTTGATCACCAATTCAAGCTCCTTCACGTCTAACCCCCTGGCAGCAATACTTGTTGCAATCAGCAAATTGCAGACGTTGCTTTTAAAATCAAAAATGGTGGACTCGCGATCTGTCTGATCCTTAGCCCCATGTAATGAGAGGCAAGGATAACCATGCCTGAGGAGATCCCTGAACAAAGCATCACACTTCTCCTGTGAGTGgacaaatatcaaaatttttcctttttcataccATTCACCAAGTATTTCCAACAGTCTAAAGAACCTTTCATTTTCTGGCCTCACCTCAACTAACTGTGTTATGTCCTTGTTCACAACACTTCTACCACCAACTTGTATCTCTACAGGCTTACTTAATACTTTACGTGCCAAAACTTCAACTTGGCGTGGGAAAGTGGCAGAGAAGAGTACTGTTTGGCGATCTGGACGAATATTTTGCACAATTCGAGTAATTTGAGGTTCAAAACCCATGTCAAACATTCGATCAGCTTCATCCATGACCAAATAAGTGACCCTACGCAGATTTGTAATTTTCCCGGCACTGGTGCAAAGTATGTCAATCATCCTGCCTGGAGTACAGACAACAATCTCAGTGCCCCGCTTCAAATCACTAATTTGTTGGGCAACACCAGAACCTCCATACACAGGCACACACCTGATACCAAGTACCTTTGCAAACTTCTTTATGTCACTGTGGATCTGCTGTACAAGCTCCCTTGTAGGTGCCATTATTAGTCCAATAGGTCCATCCCCAGCTTCAACGGGTGGCTGGTCCTTTATATGCCTTAACATTGGCAGCACAAACGCAACAGTTTTGCCTGAGCCAGTTTTGGCAATGCCGATGCAGTCTCGACCACTCATAATTATAGGCAGAGCCTGAGCTTGAATTGTCATTGGCTTTTCATAGTTAAGCTTCTTTATTGTCTCCAAGATTTTACTTGTAAGTCCAGTTTGGTACCAGGTTTTGACCGGCTTCGGCACATCCTTACCATGTAACTTCAACTCCAATTGCTTCCGGAAGGCAGCAACCTCTTCAAAAGTCATCTTTGAGATCTCTTTTGCTTCAATGTAAAAATTTTTCCGAAACGGTTGATATTCTATCTTGGAGTGGTCAACTAAAGAAAGCTTCTCCACTTTTGTCTTCTTCACCCTTTTCATgaactcatcatcatcttcctcatctaACCGATCCTCATCATTCTCAGGGTCATCATAATCTGACTCCGAATCCTCGCCCTGCATTATTCTCCCCATAGACTGTTTTTGACCCTTCCGTGGCTGTTGACCGTTGCTTCCTTCGTGCTTCTTATCTTTGTTCTTCAAGTCTACATTCTTATCATCAATAGTTGAGGGAGCCAGATCACTTTTTAGCTTCTCAGCTTCAGGCATCACCATGGAATTCATAAAGGCATCCAATGGATCAATTTCATCATCCTCAGCATCAACATCCCCCCCATTTTGCAAAGTGGGTGCATCCGTGTCATTGCCCAAATCGACCAAAACTGATGCTTCAGCTTGTTCGTTTGTAGGTCTGGCATCTTCATCCACGTCCATGTCCGTCTCCAATTTTCCCGGTACTTCTTCATCGTCAGATTCCCCTTCAAGAGTCCAGGTCTTGCTAGACACAGGTTCATTAGCATTTGCTTCccctcccttttctctctcagCTTCTTCCTTCGCTCTCCTCAACTCTTGCCACTCCTGCACTCTCCTCCGCCGCTTCTCAATTTCATCATCTAATCTCCGCTGCTCATCCTCCAACTCCTCTTCCCGAGTTGGCTTTTTCTCCATCATATCTGAGTGATCACCACCACTGTTTCTCCTTGGGCTCTCATCATTGTCATCCCTGTGCTTGCGAGGCCTACTGCTGCTCCGTTCACAATCTCTCTCCCTGTGATCATCGTCATCTCTCCTATGCCGCTTCCTATCATGCTCCCTaacctcatcatcatcattgtcGTCATCGCCATCAGCTGCCCGTCGCTTCTCCCTATCTTGcattctcctctcctctctttccttctccttctctctttcaCGCTCCCTTCTTTCTCtatccttctccttctccctctccctctccctcccctctctctcacgTTCCCTCTTCTCTCGCTCCctttccctttctctttctttctccttcgccctctccctcttctctttctccttctccctctctctttccctcttcttctctctgGCTCTTTCCCTCTCATCATCCCGTGTCCGCGTTCTATgcttctccctctccctgtCATATTTGTCATCAGAatcactactctctctctcggatcTCCGACTATCGCTGTTCTTCTTCTCCCTAGGTCTCTTCTCCCCGTTCCTCGCCTTATCTCTTTCTCTATCTCGACTCCTTTCCGAATCCTCTCTCCTAGACTTATGTTTCCCCTCTTCCATTGCTTCTTCCAAATTGAATTTACAGATCAAAACTCAAATAAGCAAAAAGTTACACAAGACACTGATAACTTCAGTAAATCTTGAGAAATTGCAATTACGAGCGGTTGAGTTTATGAGAGAAGTGAATCAAATATAAAGAAGTGAACACACACCAATGATGGATAAACGATCTTGGAAAACTGAATCTTGAACAGAGATAGAAATAGAAATACCGCGAAAGTACGCTTGCAAGAATCGAGTCCACGATGGATCCAGATAGAAAATTTCTGAAAACCCTCAAACCTCCTCTTTTTAGGTCGAATAAATAAGAGGGCAGCGTAACGAATGGGAGCCCCACGTCACGATGCTACCACCGTTGCATTGACCATGGTTGGTTCTGAATTTATCGTGTCTTTTGAAGAATGTTATTATGTGGTTTTATCTCTTCATTTTCCTCGTTCATCTTAAATATTGAGTAAGAAAGAGACTATTaacatattgatattttttttaatatttaaatgtgttaaaaaatgtaaaaaaaaaaaaaaaaaaaatttgtaccAACAAATATACCCAGCAATCAAAATTAAGCGGCACACTACCTTGTCTTTTTATTGTATTGCCAGctaatcttttaattattttttttaaagaaaattaaaatgtaatttaaaagtggtgaaaaataaagtatttataaaata
This genomic interval from Juglans microcarpa x Juglans regia isolate MS1-56 chromosome 4D, Jm3101_v1.0, whole genome shotgun sequence contains the following:
- the LOC121259946 gene encoding DEAD-box ATP-dependent RNA helicase 42-like gives rise to the protein MEEGKHKSRREDSERSRDRERDKARNGEKRPREKKNSDSRRSERESSDSDDKYDREREKHRTRTRDDERERAREKKREREREKEKEKRERAKEKEREREREREKREREREGREREREKEKDRERREREREKEKEREERRMQDREKRRAADGDDDNDDDEVREHDRKRHRRDDDDHRERDCERSSSRPRKHRDDNDESPRRNSGGDHSDMMEKKPTREEELEDEQRRLDDEIEKRRRRVQEWQELRRAKEEAEREKGGEANANEPVSSKTWTLEGESDDEEVPGKLETDMDVDEDARPTNEQAEASVLVDLGNDTDAPTLQNGGDVDAEDDEIDPLDAFMNSMVMPEAEKLKSDLAPSTIDDKNVDLKNKDKKHEGSNGQQPRKGQKQSMGRIMQGEDSESDYDDPENDEDRLDEEDDDEFMKRVKKTKVEKLSLVDHSKIEYQPFRKNFYIEAKEISKMTFEEVAAFRKQLELKLHGKDVPKPVKTWYQTGLTSKILETIKKLNYEKPMTIQAQALPIIMSGRDCIGIAKTGSGKTVAFVLPMLRHIKDQPPVEAGDGPIGLIMAPTRELVQQIHSDIKKFAKVLGIRCVPVYGGSGVAQQISDLKRGTEIVVCTPGRMIDILCTSAGKITNLRRVTYLVMDEADRMFDMGFEPQITRIVQNIRPDRQTVLFSATFPRQVEVLARKVLSKPVEIQVGGRSVVNKDITQLVEVRPENERFFRLLEILGEWYEKGKILIFVHSQEKCDALFRDLLRHGYPCLSLHGAKDQTDRESTIFDFKSNVCNLLIATSIAARGLDVKELELVINFDVTNHYEDYVHRVGRTGRAGRKGCAITFISEDDARYAPDLVKALELSEQAVPDDLKALADSFMAKVNQGLEQAHGTGYGGSGFKFNEEEDEMRRAAKKAQAKEYGFEEDKSDSEDEDEGIRKAGGDISQQAALAQIIAAASKVSTPMPMPGSAAQLLPNGGLPITLPGVGLTIPGTAAVVTGTGLPTIANDTAGAARAAAIAAALNLQQNLAKIQADAMSEHYEAELEINDFPQNARWKVTHKETLGPISDWTGAAITTRGQYFPTGKVPGPGERKLYLFIEGPTEQSVKRAKSELKRVLEDITNQALQLPGGAQPGRYQVL